ACCATTCCCGGCCCGGGCCCCCGGCGAATCGTCCTTTTTGCCCGCAACGGGTGCGGCGCTTATTCCCCGCCTTGGCCCAGTTTGTCGAGAAAGGTTTTTCTTTTCATTCTCATCAGGGCCGCATCCTCTTCCACCAGGTAGTAAACCGGCTGATTGTTTTCGTCATAGCAGGCATATACGGCGGTGTAAGGCTCCCGGTCGCCGATGTCCGAAATGCGATGGACATCGTTGTCGTAGCGCTCGCAGACGGCATCCCATGGCTCCGGCGAGGCTTTCTCAACGGTTTCGATGGTTCGATTGGATTCGTCGTAGTCGATGCGCAAGGATTTCATTTTGAACCTCCGTTTCCACCGTCGGGGGGCGAATGGGCGGGAAACCCGGACCGACCGACGTTGACCCAGGTGGCCACCCACTTATTGCCGCCGCTCGATTCGAATTCCGCCAGCGAGAACGCGTCGATTCTTTCCGCGGAAGCATCGTCCGCCATGATCCCCATTCGATCCAGTTTGAGAAAAACGGTTTTGGCCGAGATATGACGCTCCGGTTCGCGAAGCAATTCCAGCAGATGTACAACGTAATCTCCCGGAGAACTCAGGGACTTCTTGACGGCTTTGAGCTTTGCTTCGACGCTGTCATGGACGGCGCCGATCTCTTTTTTCTGATCGCTTCCTTCCGGGTAGAAGGCCATTTTTGCCGCCAGTTCGTCGTGCTGGGCCTCCAACCGTTCCTTCAACTCGTTGGTTTCGGCTATTTTTTCGGCTGCCATGGAGAACAGGTCGGCATACAATTGATAGCGAACCGCAACGCGCGCCCTGGCCAACGTCTCATTGGGCGCGGTAATCCGATGCTCTTCAAAAAAGACGGCCTTTTTCCACACGTCCCTACGGAATATCTCTCCGCTTTGTTCCGTAACGGAAATGCGTTTCTCTTTTTTTTGTGCGGTGAGCAGCGCGCAGGCGACATTGGCCGTCGAATCCCGATCAAATTGCTGCAACAATTTGCTGGCGGCGATCAATCCACCGACCTCTTTCCCGGAGACGAACATGGCATGGACGACCGGATCACGGTCCCACCGATCCGGGTCCAGGGTTACCGGGCCGGGAATCAGATTGATCAGCTTGTCGAAATAACGCCCCGCAGCCTGGACCGGCGGGGCCAATTTGTCGCGATGGCTTGTCAGGTAGGGAATTTTTTCTCCGAACGCCTCGATCAGACGATCGATCAAGGCCAGATTCTCGTCTTTGATCCGATCCCGGCGCTTTTTCAGCGCGCTTTTATACAGCCGGTGCTGACGTATCTGACGGAGGAAATTCATGGGCTCATCCGATTTTCCAATTCGTATCCAAAAAATAGCGGCTCTGCCCCATGGTTTCAGGTCTCCTGCAATCCGACCAGCGCGTCGTCGGGACCGAGAAGAATCAGGATATCGCTTTCCTTGACGACGAAATGGCCGGTCGGGATCAAAACCACATTTTCGGGGACCAGTTCCTTGATGGCAATGACCTGTATGCCCAGACGGTTGATCAGATCCAGTTGGATGAGACTCTTGCCGACAAAGGAGGGCGGCGGCGCCAGCTGGACGATGCTGTATCCTTCCATGAAGGGCAAATAGTCGAGCACATTGGGGTTGTCCATGCGTTGGGCCGCGGTCAGGGCCAGATCCTTTTCCGGGAAATAAATTTCGTCGGCCCCGATCTTGCGCAGGATGCGGCCGTGGGCCTCGCTGACGGCCTTGGCCACCACCCGTTTGACGCCCAGATCTTTGACGTTGAGGGTGGCCAGGATGGAGTTGTTGAGGATCGATCCGATACAAATCACCACGGCATCCATTTTTTTCAGTTCCAGCTCCTTGAGAGCCTGGGGGTCGGTGGCGTCGGCGATGACGGCCCGGCTGACCCAATCGCGGATCTCCTGGACCATCTTGGGGTTGATGTCGATGCCCAGTACCTCATGCCCCTTTTTAAACAGTTCGGTGGCGAGATAAAAACCGAAATTTCCAAGTCCGATAACGGCAAACTGTTTTTTCATTGGATTATCCGATCATGATGTTTTCTTCTGCATAGTGGACCCTGCTGATCCTTTCGCGGCTGACGGCCAGGGCGATGACCATGGGGCCCAACCGGCCGATAAACATGAGGGCGACGATGGTGATGCGACCCATGTCAGAGAGCGTTTCCGTTACGCCGGTGGAAAGCCCGACAGTGCCGAAGGCGCTTAGGGCTTCGAAAAAAAGTTCCAGAAACCGGCCGCGGGTCTGGGTGTGGGAGAAGCCGCCCAACTCGCTCATCATCAGCACCATGATCGCCAGGGTGATCACCGCCATGCTGACCATGACCACGCTGGTGGCTTTGGAGATGCTGGCCTCGGTCAGGGTCCGACGGAACACCTGGGGGTGGGTGTATCCCCTCAAACGAGAGATGCCCAGCACCCAGAGCCCGAAAACGGTGGTGGTCTTGACGCCGCCGCCGCAGGAGCCGGGGCAGGCGCCGATGAACATGAGGATGCAGAGAAAAAACAGCGTTTCGTTGGCCATGATGCCGATGTCCAGTGTGTTGAATCCGGCTGTTCGGGCGGTGATGGATTGGAACAGGGCGGCCATGATTCGTCCGGGCACGCTTAAGGGGGCCAGGGTGTTGTTCCATTCCATGACCAATATGGCCGCCGCCCCGACAAGGATCAGGATGGCGCTGGCCGTCAAGGCTACCCGGCTGTGCAGGCTCAGGCGTCGGACAAGAGTTTTTCGTTCCATGAAGCG
This window of the uncultured Desulfosarcina sp. genome carries:
- a CDS encoding TrkA family potassium uptake protein, with protein sequence MKKQFAVIGLGNFGFYLATELFKKGHEVLGIDINPKMVQEIRDWVSRAVIADATDPQALKELELKKMDAVVICIGSILNNSILATLNVKDLGVKRVVAKAVSEAHGRILRKIGADEIYFPEKDLALTAAQRMDNPNVLDYLPFMEGYSIVQLAPPPSFVGKSLIQLDLINRLGIQVIAIKELVPENVVLIPTGHFVVKESDILILLGPDDALVGLQET
- a CDS encoding potassium transporter TrkG, which translates into the protein MMATDTNGLIARLSSRFFRSPARVSILGFAVLIAIGTLLLMVPAASTGTSLGVIDALFMSTSASCVTGLSVLDISHGLTRYGQLVILVLIQFGGLGILTISTLVLMMVRKRPTLSGQALIKDTFTYGEGKQTATAVLKAIFVTAFCIEAAGALGLYLRMAPETGWGRAAYPAVFHAVSAFCNAGFSLYSDSFVGYREDWAVNAILSVLIIVGGIGFIVIADVKKRFMERKTLVRRLSLHSRVALTASAILILVGAAAILVMEWNNTLAPLSVPGRIMAALFQSITARTAGFNTLDIGIMANETLFFLCILMFIGACPGSCGGGVKTTTVFGLWVLGISRLRGYTHPQVFRRTLTEASISKATSVVMVSMAVITLAIMVLMMSELGGFSHTQTRGRFLELFFEALSAFGTVGLSTGVTETLSDMGRITIVALMFIGRLGPMVIALAVSRERISRVHYAEENIMIG